A segment of the Panicum hallii strain FIL2 chromosome 1, PHallii_v3.1, whole genome shotgun sequence genome:
AAATGCTTATATTATGAACTTTGCTATCCTAAAtttgtataaattataaaattacAATTTTATAATTTTATCCTACATTTTGAGAATTATATGTTACAAATGAGCTTTACTCGCGCGTAGCTCAGCTGGTAAGATTTCGATGGAACCTGCTCATACGGATTCGAGCCTTCAAACGTATACTCGCATTTCCTTGAACATGTACTCGCATTTTTTGGATTTATTCCAGTATTTTTTTTAGTGATAGACGATATGCCCGTCGATAGTGAGGCGTCGGTGGTGATTTCGCTAATTTCAAAGATCAACTAGTTTAGTCTCTCTCTCGAAGTTGCTTACAGCGTAAGATTGCGTAATTATTTCTACGTTATATGAACGTGTGCGTGTGTGCTTTGTTTGGTCACGCTAATTTTTGTGCTCGGTTGACACTGGTAGGGAGGCTGAGGATGCAACTCACGCTCGCGTGATAAATTGGGCTTCCTCCCCTTGTTCCCGCCTGTCCCGCAGTCTCTGAGAGAAACCTCGCCCAAACCTCCGCAGAATGGCGGCCTCTCGCGCGCCGAccaccacccccgccgccgccgccgccgcggacggCGGTATCGAGGAGAACGCGATGGCCATCCTCGACTCCTCCGGCATCAAGGACTCCCGCGATCTCCACGACGACCGTAATCGCCTCGTCCTGCCGCCTCTCCATCTCCTCATCGTTTTCCCCCCTAGGTTTATTTCATCCGCCACCATGTGCCTATCAATCCCCTAAGTATTTGGTGGAACTCTGCAGGAGCCGCCTTCTTGGAGGCCGTGCGCTCCGCCTGCCTCGCCGCCGACAATCCCTCGGCCCCCTCGTGGTACGGACCTGACCCCACTCGAAGTAGATTGGTGACCTCCTGTTCACCTGCGTCAGTCAGTGCGAAATTGTCTGCTCCTGTAGTCTTGTAGTATTTTGGGCCAATGAGGATACTCAGCTAGTCAGCTAGTTCCTATTGCATAAATTTGGTTGCATTGTGTGTGATGAGAGCTTAGACTGGGCAAAATTCTATTTCAGATACACTTGCGTTCTGCATCGGCTCCAGTGCTCCCTATTCAGAGTTGGAGCAGTTCTACATTATGCGTTGTGTTTCATACCTTGGATACTATTTTACTAAACTTTCTCTGACTGTCCAAAAATTTGTTGTTTCATGCCTACTTATTCAGTTGAAACAGTTTTTTTACTGAATATTTGTTGATTTTCTGTGAGACAGTTGTATTTACTGTGCACATAAGTTATTTTGGTCAGTTCTATGATGACATGGTGTTCTTTCATGTGATTTTTCCCCTTCTGCTAGGAGAATGTATGATGGTGTTTTCCAGGTTCTTCGAAACAGTAGCTCTCTGGAGCTTGCTGTGGCAAGTTTTCATCTCTTAATGGATTTGGGTAAGGTATAGTGCTGCTTATCATTTGTCATACTTTCTGCCTCTTGTGTACTGCAAATACTTTCTTTTCCAGCTGCTCCTTTGTCATCTGATCTTGGAACTTTGACAAAAGGGATATATAAATGTCAATGGCTATTTTAGTAACTCTTCAACATTTCTTTTTTTATATTGCACAACTGACATTCACATCATTTTCTGTTTGGGATTTAGGGGAGCTATACTGATTTTCGTTATAATACCATGCAAAATTCCTGTCAGAAAGTATTTCACTTCATGGGTGTTTTTTTTCTTGCAGCAATACCCAAGAACATATCTGACAGATTCTGATGGGCACGAATCACTAGTTGTAGTCAAAGAGGTAACAAGATAATATAATTTCATCAAAACACTCTCTTTATTAAAATGTCCCCATGTATCAGTTGCACTTTTTGCACTCACAAATATTTTCTGGTTGTACAGTCTTGGTTACCATTTCTCATTGGCAATGGTTCTCTTAGTAGTGAGATGGGAGGAACTGCGAGGATCTCAGATCACCTATTTGACCCTTCAGTAAGCTGGCATTACATATTATAGTATAATGCCTTAAATTGTGTCCATCTTCTCAAACTCTGTTTAGGTAATTGTTTTTCTGTACGGAGTAGTCTCGATGACCTGCGTGCCATGAGTACTCTGGCAGCTTGGCTTGCTCAAAGTACGCCTGTAATGTTGTGAACCTGTTGGTCCTGAATGCATTGCTAACAGACCAGGGCTTTCCCTGGAACTCTAGAAAAAACTCTGTTTGAGTAATGATGAAGTATTTATTATGATTCTTCGAACCTTTTTTGGACCAAAATCCATACCTTATTACCTGGGGTACATGTATAATTGGAATGTACCTTTTGAGTTTTTCATTTAGCTTTTTCCCCCCTTGTGACCCCAGTACTCTGTAGACCcttttgatttattttttttACGTTCATAGACCCTTTTGACTTATGTGATATGTGCTAGTCCTAGTCGTAGTTGATACTGTCAAGTTTTTGCCATTTCGGCTGGTAATTTACTCTAAATTAATTCCCTCAGCTTGTTCAGACACTAGTTGTTGTAAGTGCATTAGATCAACGTACATGGCTTTGTGAATTTTTCTATTTGTCATGAAGATATCTTATTGTGTTTTGCCCTTCCCAAGAGATTCTCGTTGCTGATTGAGGCCATGGTTGAACCAACTAATCCCACGGACGATAATAATGGAATTAAGGTAACACCAGTGTGTTTTATCCTCTCAAAGATGTTTGCAAGCTGCCTTTGGCTCAATGTTATCTTGTATTATTTCCTATAATATTATAATTGCCACGCTCACGCTTTGTTCAACTCATCATCGGATATCAAATTGTTTGTTTTATTTTATTTGACACAGTAATTTGGTTaatgaaaaaaaaaagtttgTTGCAGCCCCCTTTCCACACTCTATTGATTGATTTAGTTTGCCTCTTCATCTGCCTTGATTTCGGATACTTAAAATTTGTTCTGGATCCTTCATAATAATGTGAGTGATGCTAATTAGATTGCTCAAAAGAATAAATAATAGAGGGATCGCTATATAACGATCATAGATATCACATGCCTGAAATATTCTCCCTGTTTCATTTGCTGCGATTAGCTATAAGTTACTCGAACCTTTTACTTTTAAATGAAAGGAAGCTCATATTTTATTGTTTATTAATCAAAGTAAGCTCATCTTTGGAGCTACATGAGAGCCTGGTACTAGGAACTCTTGCTCACTGTATCTATCTGTTCAATTATTGCATTTCATGGATGAGTCTAAATGCTATCAATATATCTCTTCACTGCATTTCATGGATGAGCCTAAAAAGTAATGTGTCTATTGATCTAGGCTGTTTGTCTATTGATCACTGGGTTTATCTGATTATTTTTTTGGATTTGAAATTTGAGTTCATTTCTGTTCTATGATCTAGGCTATCGAGAATATGATGTTGTTCCAGTATCTTGTCAACACACTCGAAGCAGATTTTGTACCTCGTCATATTGCATACAAAAGTAAGCTACTCACGAACCTAGCTGTTTATCTTGTTCTGGCTTTTATATGTCGGCACAATTACAAAGATGCCTTATCAATTTTCTGATCTTGTTACAGAGTCACTAGACTGGGTGATCTTCAGGGAATCCCTGTTAAATATGCTTCTGGTATGACCCACATCAATATCAATGCACTAGTTTTCTTGTCTCTTTTTTGCTTTTATTAAAATAAGAGATTTTATCTGGAGTTGTGGTTTCTGTTTGAGTTACATGCCACTGATATACATTTGTCATGTGATTTGTGACAATGCGGATATTTGTGTTGTCAAATATTAACAGGGATCACGAAAGCTCGTGTTCAAATCTTTTGTAAAGGACTGCATGTATCTTCTACTCAACCAGTTTCACCCTGAAGCTAAAGATGCAGTTGAAGGCAGCATACCTTCTGAAGGAGAAGCTAAATCAGCATCTGATATGGATTCTTCCCTAAATTATTTATTGCTGGAGTCAGAAAGGACTCTTGTATCTCTCCGGAAATTATTTGTGATGGTTAGTATTTGATATTTGGTGGTACAGGTACCTTTTGTAGCCCAGTGCTAACCCTCATTCTTATGTAGGTCATGGAACTTGATTTGATCAGGAAAGAAGCAGACACACTAGGCCTGACTTCAAGAGCTGACGGTTTCAGGTCATCCAGGTTATTTACTTTTTGAACTGAAGGTGCTTTTAATTGTTAAGTACCGACACTCTGTTTCTTTCTTTGTAGAAACCCTATCATGGAAGTTATTTTGGATGAGCTAACTTATAACATCAGTTATTTATCCCCATTTCTCTTGGTAACTGCAACTCATTGCCATCTCTTGACCACTGTCTTTCTTTTATGGATATCTTAATTCATCTGTTCGTGTTGTTATTGTGTTAAACTTACATGAAAAGACTGAACTGTTTATGCATCAATGGCttcttgtaaaattcattcaTGTCTGTTCACTAGTACTAGCTAAGTTTTTTTGCCAATGGGGAAGCATATGTCTTGATTGGTCAGTGCTAATCCCTTTGTGAAATTGAAAATTTCAGATCAAATAGTAGCTGTCGGGTTAACTTGGGTATTTAATAGTTCTATACACAAAAGTAAGATCTTTGGTGTAAGCAATCTAGCTGCAACTCTGCTGCAGTGAGTTCTGAAGAAAAACAAATTTGAAAAAGTAAATAGAAAGTGCCAGTATTAACCTCGCATTGCTCATTTTCTCACCATTCTGATTCTTAAGTTGCTTGTCCTTGCACCTTTAACTGTAAACAAATGACTCTTTGATTAATTATAACAGGCCTTCATGGAATGGAAGTGGAAATTGGAGATTATTTTGCAGTACTTTTCAAAATACTGTGGCAAGGTATTCTAGATTTACTCTTCAATGACCTCCCCTGTCCCACAGCCTGATGTGCTTAACAAGCAAGCAGCATTATTTCCACACAAAAATGATTTCTGGGACCTGGGACAGCTTACGAGCTGCTGTTTCGTGTTTCATCATTTTACTTGTTCTACTCAATCATTATGTATATCTTCAAAATGATTTTATTTAATCTGTTTAAGATAAAAATGAATAGATTGTTGCAGCTTATGCCTTATGCTGACCTCACGTAGGCTTATCAGTATCAGCTGTCAGCCTGATTATGAACCAGTGGCTCTCAcaattgttttctttttttttccgagGAAATTGGGAGGGGAGGCCCCTACGTATTTATATTAATAATGCAGAAAAGCTGTACAAGTGCATAGGAAAGAGTGGTGCATGTCCTGGTAAAAAGGATACAAAATGGAATACATAATACGAAAAGAATTAGGCAGCGGCTCTCATAATTGTTGCTGTATCATTTGTAGTTTGTGAGTATATTTCTTACAAAGACATATGTAAAAATTAAGTTAAACTTCCAGTATTGTCAAGTTGCATCAATGTGGAATTGAGACTTGTCGTTATACTTGGTATATTCCATTACATGTTTTCTTCCAGTGACCATAAAATTATACATGATTTTCTACCCTCCTTATCTTTGCAGGGCGCAGTTCGTACTCGAAGGTCGGATAATTCACAACAAGATTTGAAATTGGGAAGTGTCCTGAGTTTCTTTTCGACAACCACAAGCGCAAAAGCTATTGTCAAAAAGATGGGTACAGAAGTTGCACAGCATCTTTTAGCGCATGCCTACCAGGTTAGAGACCTAAAAGGCTTCTACTTTTCTTCTTGAATGAATCTTTTATTATCACGTCTTGAATTTTATCTTATAAGTGTTACTTGGATGCATGGCAGAAGCAAAGTGACTGCAGAACTTAAAGCGACTTTATGTTATCTTGTA
Coding sequences within it:
- the LOC112885780 gene encoding negative regulator of systemic acquired resistance SNI1 isoform X2; translated protein: MAASRAPTTTPAAAAAADGGIEENAMAILDSSGIKDSRDLHDDRAAFLEAVRSACLAADNPSAPSWRMYDGVFQVLRNSSSLELAVASFHLLMDLGKQYPRTYLTDSDGHESLVVVKESWLPFLIGNGSLSSEMGGTARISDHLFDPSRFSLLIEAMVEPTNPTDDNNGIKAIENMMLFQYLVNTLEADFVPRHIAYKKSLDWVIFRESLLNMLLGSRKLVFKSFVKDCMYLLLNQFHPEAKDAVEGSIPSEGEAKSASDMDSSLNYLLLESERTLVSLRKLFVMVMELDLIRKEADTLGLTSRADGFRNPIMEVILDELTYNISYLSPFLLAFMEWKWKLEIILQYFSKYCGKGAVRTRRSDNSQQDLKLGSVLSFFSTTTSAKAIVKKMGTEVAQHLLAHAYQVCLSVQSDSSDSTATTEKIGASLQEISCNFISAFQNLRKVAPNIQISPFEKEALFTAATLSRKLKNEER
- the LOC112885780 gene encoding negative regulator of systemic acquired resistance SNI1 isoform X1; this encodes MAASRAPTTTPAAAAAADGGIEENAMAILDSSGIKDSRDLHDDRAAFLEAVRSACLAADNPSAPSWRMYDGVFQVLRNSSSLELAVASFHLLMDLGKQYPRTYLTDSDGHESLVVVKESWLPFLIGNGSLSSEMGGTARISDHLFDPSRFSLLIEAMVEPTNPTDDNNGIKAIENMMLFQYLVNTLEADFVPRHIAYKKSLDWVIFRESLLNMLLGSRKLVFKSFVKDCMYLLLNQFHPEAKDAVEGSIPSEGEAKSASDMDSSLNYLLLESERTLVSLRKLFVMVMELDLIRKEADTLGLTSRADGFRSSRNPIMEVILDELTYNISYLSPFLLAFMEWKWKLEIILQYFSKYCGKGAVRTRRSDNSQQDLKLGSVLSFFSTTTSAKAIVKKMGTEVAQHLLAHAYQVCLSVQSDSSDSTATTEKIGASLQEISCNFISAFQNLRKVAPNIQISPFEKEALFTAATLSRKLKNEER
- the LOC112885780 gene encoding negative regulator of systemic acquired resistance SNI1 isoform X3; protein product: MYDGVFQVLRNSSSLELAVASFHLLMDLGKQYPRTYLTDSDGHESLVVVKESWLPFLIGNGSLSSEMGGTARISDHLFDPSRFSLLIEAMVEPTNPTDDNNGIKAIENMMLFQYLVNTLEADFVPRHIAYKKSLDWVIFRESLLNMLLGSRKLVFKSFVKDCMYLLLNQFHPEAKDAVEGSIPSEGEAKSASDMDSSLNYLLLESERTLVSLRKLFVMVMELDLIRKEADTLGLTSRADGFRSSRNPIMEVILDELTYNISYLSPFLLAFMEWKWKLEIILQYFSKYCGKGAVRTRRSDNSQQDLKLGSVLSFFSTTTSAKAIVKKMGTEVAQHLLAHAYQVCLSVQSDSSDSTATTEKIGASLQEISCNFISAFQNLRKVAPNIQISPFEKEALFTAATLSRKLKNEER